In Tachysurus fulvidraco isolate hzauxx_2018 chromosome 1, HZAU_PFXX_2.0, whole genome shotgun sequence, a single window of DNA contains:
- the eml3 gene encoding echinoderm microtubule-associated protein-like 3 isoform X2, with translation MDGSTNSLDDVSAGSSTEFPDRLSLMEVRLQAQEDEITLLKSSLADALRKLRLHDQQIPLLKQQLIAMNPGAARVLSQSFSVDGFSKPYRHSTSSLDGLHHTSDSHVSNSAENGESSRALSIPSLKTGTSEKATQTEPWIPEPERTPLALTRASKSLSLEDALPEGVSLMDKALHKAQQESQEEDNEEKEKSWQYKMEETIQPTTIKSLQKQHSKSSEESHGSAPQTPTSSSPAPPKEPMHTGALTPIMEGEKKLLERRNSEKVAKDMQDKTKQRMPKKAASSTNLLTRSPSLEGRAKDLLSNTGSQGSRRGTQGQSIKMFIRGRPITMYVPSNIQNYEELKMDLPSEKLELDWVYGYRGRDCRGNLYMLPSGEAVYFIACVVVLYHVSRQTQRYYHKHTDCVRCLAVHPNKVLIASGQTAGVDKDGKPLQPFVHIWDSTTLTTLQQIGLGTFERGVGSVAFSSADAGTFLCVIDDSNEHMLSVWDWNKNSKIVEVKSTNETVFAVEFNPADTNNIITCGKSHVYFWTLSAGTLTKKQGIFGKYKKPKFIMCFVFSLTGDVLTGDSEGNILTWGKSAADIKTLGKGAKETFQIMKQTRAHEGSVFSLCVLQGGGLLSGGGKDRRIIRWSADLAPERECEIPEKFGPVRTIADVDGEELLVGTTRNAILRGTFSDGFVAIVQGHVDEMWGLATHPSQNIFLTCGNDKQVCVWNAEEHSLGWCTTLEESGLCADFCPNGAVVSVGLCTGRWLVLDLQTQELVSDLTDGNEQLSVMRYSPDGSFLAVGSHDNFIYIYSVTEGGRRYTRFGKCTGHSSFITHLDWSKDGKYIMSNSGDYEILYWDITGGCKLLRNRFESKDREWASYTCVLGFHVMGVWLEGSDGTDINALCRSNSERLVAVADDFCKVHLFQYPCPKLKAPSHRYDGHGSHVTNVRFTHNDSHLLSLGGKDTCILQWRVRRGGAGDNKDHPTSTLPLSSSAGCPEPGSQTEKGIE, from the exons ATGGATGGATCAACAAACAGTCTGG ATGATGTGTCGGCTGGAAGCAGCACAGAGTTTCCAGACAGGCTCTCACTTATGGAAGTGAGGCTTCAGGCACAGGAAGATGAGATCACATTGCTCAAGTCCTCATTGGCCGACGCACTGCGTAAGCTCCGCCTCCATGACCAACAGATCCCACTACTGAAGCAGCAGCTAATTGCAA TGAACCCGGGTGCAGCTCGGGTGTTGAGTCAGTCGTTTTCCGTTGACGGCTTCTCCAAACCCTACAGACACTCCACCAGTTCTCTGGATGGACTGCACCACACATCTGACAG cCATGTCTCAAACTCAGCTGAAAATGGAGAGAGTAGTAGAGCTCTCTCTATCCCCAGCTTGAAAACAGGCACTAGTGAAAAAGCCACACAAACAGAACCCTGGATCCCTGAGCCTGAGAGGACGCCTTTGGCCCTCACCAGGGCCTCCAAGAGTCTTTCTCTGGAGGATGCACTTCCCGAAGGCGTCTCTCTCATGGACAAGGCACTGCACAAAGCCCAGCAGGAAAGTCAGGAGGAAGACAacgaagagaaggaaaaaagctgGCAGTATAAAATGGAAGAGACAATCCAGCCCACAACGATCAAAAGCCTCCAAAAACAACACAGCAAAAGCAGCGAAGAAAGCCATGGCTCAGCTCCTCAGACTCCAACTTCCAGTTCTCCAGCACCGCCTAAAGAGCCTATGCACACTGGAGCTCTTACTCCCATTATGGAGGGCGAGAAGAAACTACT GGAACGGAGGAACAGTGAGAAAGTAGCAAAGGACATGCAGGACAAAACCAAACAGCGAATGCCCAAAAAAGCAGCATCGTCTACCAACCTACTAACCAGATCTCCGAGTCTAGAGGG gCGAGCAAAAGACCTTCTCTCCAACACAG GATCCCAGGGCTCAAGAAGAGGAACACAGG GCCAGTCAATCAAAATGTTCATCCGTGGACGGCCGATCACCATGTACGTTCCCTCAAACATCCAAAACTACGAAGAACTTAAGATGGACCTTCCTTCTGAGAAGCTTGAACTGGACTGGGT CTATGGATATCGAGGACGTGACTGTAGGGGGAACCTGTACATGCTTCCATCAGGGGAGGCAGTGTATTTTATAGCCTGTGTAGTAGTTCTTTACCACGTCAGTAGACAAACGCAGCGGTATTACCATAAACACACGGACTGTGTGCGATG TCTTGCAGTCCATCCAAACAAAGTGCTTATAGCATCTGGACAGACAGCGGGTGTGGATAAAGATGGCAAG CCTTTACAGCCGTTCGTCCACATCTGGGACTCCACTACGCTGACGACGCTGCAGCAGATCGGACTGGGGACGTTCGAGAGAGGTGTCGGATCAGTAGCCTTCTCGAGCGCG GACGCTGGgacatttctgtgtgtgattgatgaTTCCAACGAACACATGCTGTCAGTATGGGACTggaacaaaaacagcaaaattGTTGAAGTAAAG AGCACTAATGAGACAGTGTTCGCGGTGGAGTTCAACCCTGCAGACACCAATAACATCATCACTTGTGGGAAGTCGCATGTTTACTTTTGGACTCTGAGTGCTGGAACACTGACCAAGAAACAAGGCATCTTTGGA aaatATAAGAAGCCCAAGTTCatcatgtgttttgtgttcagcTTAACGGGGGATGTATTAACAGGGGATTCCGAAGGTAATATCCTGACATGGGGCAAATCAGCAGCTGACATCAAGACACTGGGCAAAGGTGCAAAAG AGACGTTTCAGATTATGAAGCAGACCCGAGCGCATGAAGGCAGCGTCTTTTCCTTGTGTGTCCTGCAGGGAGGCGGTCTGCTCAGCGGCGGTGGGAAAGACCGAAGGATCATCCGCTGGAGTGCGGACCTAGCACCCGAGAGGGAGTGTGAG ATTCCAGAGAAGTTTGGACCAGTCCGTACCATTGCAGACGTGGACGGAGAGGAACTGCTTGTCGGAACGACCCGGAATGCCATACTCCGAGGCACATTTTCAGACGGGTTTGTGGCCATAGTGCAG GGTCATGTAGATGAGATGTGGGGTCTGGCCACACACCCCTCGCAAAACATCTTTCTCACTTGCGGCAATgacaaacaggtgtgtgtgtggaacgcTGAAGAACACAGCCTGGGCTGGTGCACCACTCTAGAG GAGTCGGGACTATGTGCTGATTTCTGTCCCAACGGAGCTGTTGTTTCTGTCGGACTTTGCACCGGAAG GTGGCTGGTGCTGGATCTGCAGACCCAAGAATTGGTGTCTGATTTGACTGATGGAAACGAGCAGCTCTCTGTCATGAGATACTCACCAG ATGGCAGCTTTTTGGCTGTTGGTTCCCATGACAacttcatttatatttacagcgtGACAGAGGGAGGTCGGCGCTACACACGCTTCGGAAAGTGCACG GGTCATTCCAGTTTTATCACACATCTTGACTGGTCCAAAGATGGGAAGTATATCATGTCTAATTCAGGAGATTATGAAATCCTTTACT GGGACATTACTGGAGGCTGTAAATTGCTGCGAAATCGCTTTGAGAGTAAGGATCGCGAGTGGGCTTCCTATACCTGCGTTTTGGGCTTCCATGTCATGG gCGTGTGGCTGGAGGGTTCAGATGGAACAGACATCAACGCTCTGTGTCGCTCTAACAGTGAAAGACTGGTAGCAGTGGCTGATGATTTCTGCAAAGTTCACTTATTCCAGTATCCGTGCCCTAAACTGAAG gcaCCCAGCCACAGGTATGACGGTCACGGCAGTCACGTGACAAACGTCCGCTTCACTCACAATGACAGTCACCTCCTCTCACTGGGTGGAAAAGACACATGTATTCTCCAATGGCGAGTTAGACGGGGCGGGGCCGGGGACAACAAGGACCACCCAACCTCTACACTTCCTCTCTCGTCTTCTGCTGGCTGTCCAGAACCAGGAAGCCAAACTGAGAAGGGGATAGAATGa
- the eml3 gene encoding echinoderm microtubule-associated protein-like 4 isoform X1 produces MDGSTNSLDDVSAGSSTEFPDRLSLMEVRLQAQEDEITLLKSSLADALRKLRLHDQQIPLLKQQLIAMNPGAARVLSQSFSVDGFSKPYRHSTSSLDGLHHTSDRIAWFVRTLRLHHGPFIWCSSQCCIHVSNSAENGESSRALSIPSLKTGTSEKATQTEPWIPEPERTPLALTRASKSLSLEDALPEGVSLMDKALHKAQQESQEEDNEEKEKSWQYKMEETIQPTTIKSLQKQHSKSSEESHGSAPQTPTSSSPAPPKEPMHTGALTPIMEGEKKLLERRNSEKVAKDMQDKTKQRMPKKAASSTNLLTRSPSLEGRAKDLLSNTGSQGSRRGTQGQSIKMFIRGRPITMYVPSNIQNYEELKMDLPSEKLELDWVYGYRGRDCRGNLYMLPSGEAVYFIACVVVLYHVSRQTQRYYHKHTDCVRCLAVHPNKVLIASGQTAGVDKDGKPLQPFVHIWDSTTLTTLQQIGLGTFERGVGSVAFSSADAGTFLCVIDDSNEHMLSVWDWNKNSKIVEVKSTNETVFAVEFNPADTNNIITCGKSHVYFWTLSAGTLTKKQGIFGKYKKPKFIMCFVFSLTGDVLTGDSEGNILTWGKSAADIKTLGKGAKETFQIMKQTRAHEGSVFSLCVLQGGGLLSGGGKDRRIIRWSADLAPERECEIPEKFGPVRTIADVDGEELLVGTTRNAILRGTFSDGFVAIVQGHVDEMWGLATHPSQNIFLTCGNDKQVCVWNAEEHSLGWCTTLEESGLCADFCPNGAVVSVGLCTGRWLVLDLQTQELVSDLTDGNEQLSVMRYSPDGSFLAVGSHDNFIYIYSVTEGGRRYTRFGKCTGHSSFITHLDWSKDGKYIMSNSGDYEILYWDITGGCKLLRNRFESKDREWASYTCVLGFHVMGVWLEGSDGTDINALCRSNSERLVAVADDFCKVHLFQYPCPKLKAPSHRYDGHGSHVTNVRFTHNDSHLLSLGGKDTCILQWRVRRGGAGDNKDHPTSTLPLSSSAGCPEPGSQTEKGIE; encoded by the exons ATGGATGGATCAACAAACAGTCTGG ATGATGTGTCGGCTGGAAGCAGCACAGAGTTTCCAGACAGGCTCTCACTTATGGAAGTGAGGCTTCAGGCACAGGAAGATGAGATCACATTGCTCAAGTCCTCATTGGCCGACGCACTGCGTAAGCTCCGCCTCCATGACCAACAGATCCCACTACTGAAGCAGCAGCTAATTGCAA TGAACCCGGGTGCAGCTCGGGTGTTGAGTCAGTCGTTTTCCGTTGACGGCTTCTCCAAACCCTACAGACACTCCACCAGTTCTCTGGATGGACTGCACCACACATCTGACAG AATCGCTTGGTTTGTAAGAACATTAAGACTTCATCATGGTCCTTTTATTTGGTGTAGCAGTCAGTGTTGCAT cCATGTCTCAAACTCAGCTGAAAATGGAGAGAGTAGTAGAGCTCTCTCTATCCCCAGCTTGAAAACAGGCACTAGTGAAAAAGCCACACAAACAGAACCCTGGATCCCTGAGCCTGAGAGGACGCCTTTGGCCCTCACCAGGGCCTCCAAGAGTCTTTCTCTGGAGGATGCACTTCCCGAAGGCGTCTCTCTCATGGACAAGGCACTGCACAAAGCCCAGCAGGAAAGTCAGGAGGAAGACAacgaagagaaggaaaaaagctgGCAGTATAAAATGGAAGAGACAATCCAGCCCACAACGATCAAAAGCCTCCAAAAACAACACAGCAAAAGCAGCGAAGAAAGCCATGGCTCAGCTCCTCAGACTCCAACTTCCAGTTCTCCAGCACCGCCTAAAGAGCCTATGCACACTGGAGCTCTTACTCCCATTATGGAGGGCGAGAAGAAACTACT GGAACGGAGGAACAGTGAGAAAGTAGCAAAGGACATGCAGGACAAAACCAAACAGCGAATGCCCAAAAAAGCAGCATCGTCTACCAACCTACTAACCAGATCTCCGAGTCTAGAGGG gCGAGCAAAAGACCTTCTCTCCAACACAG GATCCCAGGGCTCAAGAAGAGGAACACAGG GCCAGTCAATCAAAATGTTCATCCGTGGACGGCCGATCACCATGTACGTTCCCTCAAACATCCAAAACTACGAAGAACTTAAGATGGACCTTCCTTCTGAGAAGCTTGAACTGGACTGGGT CTATGGATATCGAGGACGTGACTGTAGGGGGAACCTGTACATGCTTCCATCAGGGGAGGCAGTGTATTTTATAGCCTGTGTAGTAGTTCTTTACCACGTCAGTAGACAAACGCAGCGGTATTACCATAAACACACGGACTGTGTGCGATG TCTTGCAGTCCATCCAAACAAAGTGCTTATAGCATCTGGACAGACAGCGGGTGTGGATAAAGATGGCAAG CCTTTACAGCCGTTCGTCCACATCTGGGACTCCACTACGCTGACGACGCTGCAGCAGATCGGACTGGGGACGTTCGAGAGAGGTGTCGGATCAGTAGCCTTCTCGAGCGCG GACGCTGGgacatttctgtgtgtgattgatgaTTCCAACGAACACATGCTGTCAGTATGGGACTggaacaaaaacagcaaaattGTTGAAGTAAAG AGCACTAATGAGACAGTGTTCGCGGTGGAGTTCAACCCTGCAGACACCAATAACATCATCACTTGTGGGAAGTCGCATGTTTACTTTTGGACTCTGAGTGCTGGAACACTGACCAAGAAACAAGGCATCTTTGGA aaatATAAGAAGCCCAAGTTCatcatgtgttttgtgttcagcTTAACGGGGGATGTATTAACAGGGGATTCCGAAGGTAATATCCTGACATGGGGCAAATCAGCAGCTGACATCAAGACACTGGGCAAAGGTGCAAAAG AGACGTTTCAGATTATGAAGCAGACCCGAGCGCATGAAGGCAGCGTCTTTTCCTTGTGTGTCCTGCAGGGAGGCGGTCTGCTCAGCGGCGGTGGGAAAGACCGAAGGATCATCCGCTGGAGTGCGGACCTAGCACCCGAGAGGGAGTGTGAG ATTCCAGAGAAGTTTGGACCAGTCCGTACCATTGCAGACGTGGACGGAGAGGAACTGCTTGTCGGAACGACCCGGAATGCCATACTCCGAGGCACATTTTCAGACGGGTTTGTGGCCATAGTGCAG GGTCATGTAGATGAGATGTGGGGTCTGGCCACACACCCCTCGCAAAACATCTTTCTCACTTGCGGCAATgacaaacaggtgtgtgtgtggaacgcTGAAGAACACAGCCTGGGCTGGTGCACCACTCTAGAG GAGTCGGGACTATGTGCTGATTTCTGTCCCAACGGAGCTGTTGTTTCTGTCGGACTTTGCACCGGAAG GTGGCTGGTGCTGGATCTGCAGACCCAAGAATTGGTGTCTGATTTGACTGATGGAAACGAGCAGCTCTCTGTCATGAGATACTCACCAG ATGGCAGCTTTTTGGCTGTTGGTTCCCATGACAacttcatttatatttacagcgtGACAGAGGGAGGTCGGCGCTACACACGCTTCGGAAAGTGCACG GGTCATTCCAGTTTTATCACACATCTTGACTGGTCCAAAGATGGGAAGTATATCATGTCTAATTCAGGAGATTATGAAATCCTTTACT GGGACATTACTGGAGGCTGTAAATTGCTGCGAAATCGCTTTGAGAGTAAGGATCGCGAGTGGGCTTCCTATACCTGCGTTTTGGGCTTCCATGTCATGG gCGTGTGGCTGGAGGGTTCAGATGGAACAGACATCAACGCTCTGTGTCGCTCTAACAGTGAAAGACTGGTAGCAGTGGCTGATGATTTCTGCAAAGTTCACTTATTCCAGTATCCGTGCCCTAAACTGAAG gcaCCCAGCCACAGGTATGACGGTCACGGCAGTCACGTGACAAACGTCCGCTTCACTCACAATGACAGTCACCTCCTCTCACTGGGTGGAAAAGACACATGTATTCTCCAATGGCGAGTTAGACGGGGCGGGGCCGGGGACAACAAGGACCACCCAACCTCTACACTTCCTCTCTCGTCTTCTGCTGGCTGTCCAGAACCAGGAAGCCAAACTGAGAAGGGGATAGAATGa
- the eml3 gene encoding echinoderm microtubule-associated protein-like 3 isoform X4, protein MDGSTNSLDDVSAGSSTEFPDRLSLMEVRLQAQEDEITLLKSSLADALRKLRLHDQQIPLLKQQLIAMNPGAARVLSQSFSVDGFSKPYRHSTSSLDGLHHTSDRERRNSEKVAKDMQDKTKQRMPKKAASSTNLLTRSPSLEGRAKDLLSNTGSQGSRRGTQGQSIKMFIRGRPITMYVPSNIQNYEELKMDLPSEKLELDWVYGYRGRDCRGNLYMLPSGEAVYFIACVVVLYHVSRQTQRYYHKHTDCVRCLAVHPNKVLIASGQTAGVDKDGKPLQPFVHIWDSTTLTTLQQIGLGTFERGVGSVAFSSADAGTFLCVIDDSNEHMLSVWDWNKNSKIVEVKSTNETVFAVEFNPADTNNIITCGKSHVYFWTLSAGTLTKKQGIFGKYKKPKFIMCFVFSLTGDVLTGDSEGNILTWGKSAADIKTLGKGAKETFQIMKQTRAHEGSVFSLCVLQGGGLLSGGGKDRRIIRWSADLAPERECEIPEKFGPVRTIADVDGEELLVGTTRNAILRGTFSDGFVAIVQGHVDEMWGLATHPSQNIFLTCGNDKQVCVWNAEEHSLGWCTTLEESGLCADFCPNGAVVSVGLCTGRWLVLDLQTQELVSDLTDGNEQLSVMRYSPDGSFLAVGSHDNFIYIYSVTEGGRRYTRFGKCTGHSSFITHLDWSKDGKYIMSNSGDYEILYWDITGGCKLLRNRFESKDREWASYTCVLGFHVMGVWLEGSDGTDINALCRSNSERLVAVADDFCKVHLFQYPCPKLKAPSHRYDGHGSHVTNVRFTHNDSHLLSLGGKDTCILQWRVRRGGAGDNKDHPTSTLPLSSSAGCPEPGSQTEKGIE, encoded by the exons ATGGATGGATCAACAAACAGTCTGG ATGATGTGTCGGCTGGAAGCAGCACAGAGTTTCCAGACAGGCTCTCACTTATGGAAGTGAGGCTTCAGGCACAGGAAGATGAGATCACATTGCTCAAGTCCTCATTGGCCGACGCACTGCGTAAGCTCCGCCTCCATGACCAACAGATCCCACTACTGAAGCAGCAGCTAATTGCAA TGAACCCGGGTGCAGCTCGGGTGTTGAGTCAGTCGTTTTCCGTTGACGGCTTCTCCAAACCCTACAGACACTCCACCAGTTCTCTGGATGGACTGCACCACACATCTGACAG GGAACGGAGGAACAGTGAGAAAGTAGCAAAGGACATGCAGGACAAAACCAAACAGCGAATGCCCAAAAAAGCAGCATCGTCTACCAACCTACTAACCAGATCTCCGAGTCTAGAGGG gCGAGCAAAAGACCTTCTCTCCAACACAG GATCCCAGGGCTCAAGAAGAGGAACACAGG GCCAGTCAATCAAAATGTTCATCCGTGGACGGCCGATCACCATGTACGTTCCCTCAAACATCCAAAACTACGAAGAACTTAAGATGGACCTTCCTTCTGAGAAGCTTGAACTGGACTGGGT CTATGGATATCGAGGACGTGACTGTAGGGGGAACCTGTACATGCTTCCATCAGGGGAGGCAGTGTATTTTATAGCCTGTGTAGTAGTTCTTTACCACGTCAGTAGACAAACGCAGCGGTATTACCATAAACACACGGACTGTGTGCGATG TCTTGCAGTCCATCCAAACAAAGTGCTTATAGCATCTGGACAGACAGCGGGTGTGGATAAAGATGGCAAG CCTTTACAGCCGTTCGTCCACATCTGGGACTCCACTACGCTGACGACGCTGCAGCAGATCGGACTGGGGACGTTCGAGAGAGGTGTCGGATCAGTAGCCTTCTCGAGCGCG GACGCTGGgacatttctgtgtgtgattgatgaTTCCAACGAACACATGCTGTCAGTATGGGACTggaacaaaaacagcaaaattGTTGAAGTAAAG AGCACTAATGAGACAGTGTTCGCGGTGGAGTTCAACCCTGCAGACACCAATAACATCATCACTTGTGGGAAGTCGCATGTTTACTTTTGGACTCTGAGTGCTGGAACACTGACCAAGAAACAAGGCATCTTTGGA aaatATAAGAAGCCCAAGTTCatcatgtgttttgtgttcagcTTAACGGGGGATGTATTAACAGGGGATTCCGAAGGTAATATCCTGACATGGGGCAAATCAGCAGCTGACATCAAGACACTGGGCAAAGGTGCAAAAG AGACGTTTCAGATTATGAAGCAGACCCGAGCGCATGAAGGCAGCGTCTTTTCCTTGTGTGTCCTGCAGGGAGGCGGTCTGCTCAGCGGCGGTGGGAAAGACCGAAGGATCATCCGCTGGAGTGCGGACCTAGCACCCGAGAGGGAGTGTGAG ATTCCAGAGAAGTTTGGACCAGTCCGTACCATTGCAGACGTGGACGGAGAGGAACTGCTTGTCGGAACGACCCGGAATGCCATACTCCGAGGCACATTTTCAGACGGGTTTGTGGCCATAGTGCAG GGTCATGTAGATGAGATGTGGGGTCTGGCCACACACCCCTCGCAAAACATCTTTCTCACTTGCGGCAATgacaaacaggtgtgtgtgtggaacgcTGAAGAACACAGCCTGGGCTGGTGCACCACTCTAGAG GAGTCGGGACTATGTGCTGATTTCTGTCCCAACGGAGCTGTTGTTTCTGTCGGACTTTGCACCGGAAG GTGGCTGGTGCTGGATCTGCAGACCCAAGAATTGGTGTCTGATTTGACTGATGGAAACGAGCAGCTCTCTGTCATGAGATACTCACCAG ATGGCAGCTTTTTGGCTGTTGGTTCCCATGACAacttcatttatatttacagcgtGACAGAGGGAGGTCGGCGCTACACACGCTTCGGAAAGTGCACG GGTCATTCCAGTTTTATCACACATCTTGACTGGTCCAAAGATGGGAAGTATATCATGTCTAATTCAGGAGATTATGAAATCCTTTACT GGGACATTACTGGAGGCTGTAAATTGCTGCGAAATCGCTTTGAGAGTAAGGATCGCGAGTGGGCTTCCTATACCTGCGTTTTGGGCTTCCATGTCATGG gCGTGTGGCTGGAGGGTTCAGATGGAACAGACATCAACGCTCTGTGTCGCTCTAACAGTGAAAGACTGGTAGCAGTGGCTGATGATTTCTGCAAAGTTCACTTATTCCAGTATCCGTGCCCTAAACTGAAG gcaCCCAGCCACAGGTATGACGGTCACGGCAGTCACGTGACAAACGTCCGCTTCACTCACAATGACAGTCACCTCCTCTCACTGGGTGGAAAAGACACATGTATTCTCCAATGGCGAGTTAGACGGGGCGGGGCCGGGGACAACAAGGACCACCCAACCTCTACACTTCCTCTCTCGTCTTCTGCTGGCTGTCCAGAACCAGGAAGCCAAACTGAGAAGGGGATAGAATGa